A section of the Methanothermobacter sp. genome encodes:
- a CDS encoding XTP/dITP diphosphatase: protein MKVTFITGNKHKLSEAEKIFHDTGIELEHADLGYPELQGTLEEVARYGAEHAARIMDGPVIVEDAGLFIRALKWFPGPYSAYVQDTIGNRGILKLMENVEDRYAEFRSAVGFCTPSSEPEVFLGVVKGRIGTEERGTRGFAFDPLFYPEGMDRSFGELSTIEKNRFSHRSRALKKFAQWYTENYEVI from the coding sequence TTGAAGGTAACATTTATAACAGGCAATAAACACAAATTATCTGAGGCAGAAAAGATCTTCCATGATACCGGAATAGAACTTGAGCATGCTGATTTGGGCTACCCTGAACTTCAGGGAACCCTTGAAGAGGTGGCCCGGTACGGTGCAGAGCATGCGGCGCGGATCATGGACGGTCCTGTTATCGTAGAGGATGCAGGACTATTTATAAGGGCCCTTAAATGGTTTCCAGGACCCTATTCTGCCTATGTACAGGATACCATTGGAAACAGAGGTATCTTAAAGCTCATGGAAAATGTTGAAGACCGCTACGCTGAGTTCAGGTCGGCTGTTGGGTTCTGCACCCCCAGCTCCGAACCCGAGGTTTTTCTGGGCGTGGTGAAAGGACGTATAGGTACTGAGGAGCGTGGAACCAGGGGATTCGCATTTGACCCCCTGTTTTATCCTGAAGGTATGGATAGGAGCTTTGGAGAACTCAGTACCATTGAAAAGAACAGGTTTTCACACAGGAGCAGGGCCCTTAAGAAATTTGCACAGTGGTATACTGAAAATTATGAGGTGATTTAA
- a CDS encoding DsrE family protein, with protein MRINLRGVNRYAAAIITDNILKNGQENLQLILRENYEEIQKVAARYGMNYSAKKGPDGVVVDISRGEIEEVDVTGETCPGPLIIVGEKLSSMKPGMRIKIKSGSEDVIDDLAVSAPEMNARVIEKSNTSLILEKIEKTEKKEFRGRDRVLVIQSNGTGNAERAYATFIFSKAALSMGKDVTVFLLMDGVSLARRGAAAKVKHPAFPALNELMEEVIGMGAKVYVCEMSAQFRGLTEDKITEGCKIAGAATFITLLSDPKYAVVNF; from the coding sequence ATGAGGATCAACCTCAGAGGAGTAAACAGGTACGCTGCAGCCATAATCACAGACAACATCCTGAAGAATGGCCAGGAAAACCTCCAGCTGATACTCAGGGAGAACTATGAAGAGATTCAAAAGGTTGCAGCCAGGTACGGAATGAATTATTCTGCTAAAAAGGGACCTGATGGTGTGGTGGTTGATATTTCACGTGGAGAGATTGAAGAGGTGGACGTCACCGGTGAAACCTGTCCTGGACCCCTTATAATCGTAGGCGAAAAACTATCATCAATGAAACCGGGGATGAGGATAAAAATAAAGTCCGGAAGTGAGGACGTTATCGATGACCTTGCGGTTTCAGCCCCTGAAATGAACGCCAGGGTGATAGAAAAATCAAATACCAGCCTTATACTTGAAAAAATAGAAAAGACCGAGAAAAAGGAATTCAGAGGAAGGGACAGGGTCCTGGTTATTCAGAGCAATGGAACAGGTAATGCGGAGAGGGCCTACGCCACATTCATATTCTCAAAGGCCGCCCTGAGCATGGGTAAGGACGTCACTGTGTTCCTTCTGATGGATGGTGTGAGCCTTGCCAGGAGGGGCGCAGCAGCAAAGGTTAAACACCCTGCCTTCCCTGCCCTCAATGAACTCATGGAGGAGGTAATTGGAATGGGTGCTAAAGTCTATGTCTGCGAGATGAGCGCCCAGTTCAGGGGGCTCACAGAAGATAAAATAACAGAAGGATGTAAAATCGCTGGGGCCGCAACGTTCATAACACTCCTCAGCGACCCCAAGTACGCCGTAGTTAACTTCTAG
- a CDS encoding DHH family phosphoesterase, protein MTHRKQPYSLSKLPDSILKRGSEASKLLEEHLEKGSIIRVISHNDADGLSAAGVVARAISSRNGQFHISILSRLRKEFIKKLGREKYSLFFFCDMGSAYLEEISRLKADIIVADHHQPSEFEADSNVVHVNPHLHGLDGSRDLSASGAAYLATRNISRNTGQLALVGALGDMQYSDGFTGANRFIMDEAIEAGVLQVHSDLKLASRYTEPLYRSIAYTFNPPLPGLTGDIEASRGFLERIGVSYGIKYADISPEERDILRDELSRINTDIFGEVFTSREFQPAVGDLSDFAGILDACGKNRKYGIGIGLCLGEGEGALEVGLELQKNYREELIRGLAWIRREGSTVMENIQYIYSEDKVFKGIMGTIASISLSLKLLNPDIPLLGLSRMDQHVKVSARTTRPAVERGVNLGAALRDAASSFGGTGGGHDIAAGAMVPYRDMESFLQLVDEITGAQIKS, encoded by the coding sequence ATGACCCACAGAAAGCAGCCCTACTCGTTAAGTAAACTCCCCGACTCAATCTTAAAGAGGGGGTCAGAGGCCTCAAAACTCCTCGAGGAGCACCTGGAGAAGGGGAGCATAATAAGGGTCATATCCCACAACGATGCCGACGGCCTGTCTGCTGCAGGAGTTGTTGCACGGGCCATTTCATCAAGAAACGGCCAGTTCCACATCTCCATCCTTTCAAGACTCAGGAAGGAGTTCATAAAAAAACTTGGAAGGGAGAAGTACTCCCTCTTCTTTTTCTGTGACATGGGAAGCGCCTACCTTGAGGAGATATCAAGGCTCAAGGCCGATATCATAGTTGCCGACCATCATCAGCCCTCTGAATTTGAGGCAGATTCCAACGTTGTACACGTCAATCCCCACCTTCATGGCCTTGATGGAAGCAGGGACCTCAGCGCCTCGGGGGCAGCCTACCTGGCAACCAGGAACATCAGCAGGAATACGGGGCAGCTGGCCCTTGTTGGAGCCCTGGGCGATATGCAGTACAGTGATGGGTTCACAGGTGCAAACCGTTTCATAATGGATGAGGCGATTGAAGCAGGGGTCCTGCAGGTTCACAGCGACCTCAAACTGGCATCACGATACACCGAGCCCCTTTACCGTTCCATTGCATACACATTCAATCCTCCCCTCCCCGGATTAACAGGAGACATTGAGGCTTCAAGGGGCTTTCTTGAGCGTATAGGAGTCTCCTATGGAATAAAATACGCTGACATCTCACCCGAGGAGAGGGACATCCTCAGGGATGAACTATCAAGGATAAACACTGATATATTCGGTGAGGTTTTTACTTCAAGGGAGTTTCAGCCAGCCGTTGGTGACCTGTCTGATTTTGCAGGGATTCTTGATGCCTGTGGAAAGAACCGTAAATACGGCATTGGAATAGGACTATGCCTTGGTGAGGGTGAAGGTGCCCTTGAAGTGGGCCTTGAACTTCAGAAAAACTACCGTGAAGAGCTCATAAGAGGTCTTGCATGGATCAGGAGGGAGGGCTCCACTGTAATGGAAAATATACAGTACATTTACAGTGAGGACAAGGTCTTTAAGGGGATAATGGGAACCATAGCAAGCATATCACTCTCCCTTAAACTGCTGAACCCTGATATTCCACTCCTTGGTCTTTCAAGGATGGACCAGCATGTGAAGGTATCTGCAAGGACCACCAGACCTGCTGTTGAGAGGGGTGTTAATCTGGGGGCTGCCCTCAGGGATGCAGCATCCAGTTTTGGAGGTACAGGTGGCGGGCATGATATAGCGGCCGGTGCCATGGTACCCTACAGGGATATGGAGAGTTTCCTGCAGCTGGTGGATGAAATAACCGGTGCACAGATTAAATCGTGA
- a CDS encoding DUF169 domain-containing protein: protein MDYKKIAGELKELLQMEGSPVAVKLVKADEETSGPRLEKRRHCEFIQEARLKGMKGHATAEEHLCKGGAAAMGLCSLPAPVADGSMYHKLGNYSTPEAAHETVKAVPMLDEEYYASEYAPLEDADFEPDVVVLILKPAQALRLSQAYLHERGGRITGDYSGIQSLCADAVAAVIQRGLPNITMGCNGSRKYAGIKPEELAVGVPAEELEGIVDALRKFRDKWG from the coding sequence ATGGATTACAAAAAAATCGCGGGTGAACTCAAAGAACTCCTGCAGATGGAGGGCAGCCCCGTGGCTGTCAAACTTGTTAAGGCAGATGAAGAAACATCAGGTCCCAGACTTGAAAAAAGGAGGCACTGCGAGTTCATACAGGAGGCCAGATTAAAGGGGATGAAGGGCCATGCGACAGCAGAGGAACACCTCTGTAAGGGTGGCGCCGCTGCCATGGGCCTCTGCAGCCTTCCAGCGCCTGTTGCAGATGGGAGCATGTACCACAAACTCGGAAACTACAGCACCCCTGAAGCGGCCCATGAAACCGTGAAGGCTGTGCCAATGCTAGATGAGGAATATTATGCCTCAGAGTACGCTCCACTTGAGGATGCTGACTTTGAACCCGACGTGGTTGTGCTGATACTCAAACCTGCCCAGGCACTGAGACTCAGCCAGGCATACCTCCATGAGAGGGGTGGCAGAATCACAGGGGACTACTCAGGTATACAGTCACTCTGTGCAGATGCAGTGGCTGCGGTCATCCAGAGGGGCCTTCCAAACATTACAATGGGATGCAACGGGTCAAGAAAATATGCCGGAATAAAGCCAGAGGAACTTGCAGTTGGAGTCCCTGCAGAGGAACTTGAGGGAATAGTGGATGCCCTCAGAAAATTCAGGGATAAATGGGGGTAA
- a CDS encoding aconitase X catalytic domain-containing protein — protein sequence MYLDGIEEKMYDGEFGETVQKSMEILVALGDIYGAERMVEISSAQISGVSYKTIGDAGLEYLEDLSDGGARVRVQSTLNPAGMDLERWREMGFSEEFARRQLRIVEAYSSMDVMNTCTCTPYLIGNVPLRGSHIAWSESSAVSYANSVLGARTNREGGPGALAAAICGRTPEYGYHLDENRKATLLVEVECDLSGADYGALGYIAGRIAGEGVPYFKIRGLPAPEDLKALGAAMASSGAVALYHVDGITPEYRDASMEDADERISVNADDISEAREELSTTSDSPDLICLGCPHCSLDEIRRIASFVGKRGADCDLWVCTSAAIKSAADRMGYTDVIEAAGGMVVSDTCMVVAPVEELGYEVLGVDSAKAANYVPGMCGLDAVYDDWMNLLKL from the coding sequence ATGTACCTTGATGGAATCGAAGAGAAGATGTATGACGGCGAATTCGGTGAAACCGTCCAGAAAAGTATGGAGATACTGGTGGCCCTGGGTGACATCTACGGGGCTGAGAGGATGGTTGAAATATCATCCGCCCAGATCTCAGGCGTGTCCTACAAGACCATAGGGGACGCAGGCCTTGAATACCTGGAGGACCTGAGTGATGGTGGTGCCAGGGTCAGGGTCCAGAGTACACTCAACCCTGCCGGCATGGACCTGGAGAGATGGAGGGAGATGGGTTTCTCAGAGGAATTTGCCAGGAGACAGCTCAGAATAGTGGAAGCCTACTCATCAATGGATGTTATGAACACCTGCACCTGCACCCCCTATCTCATAGGGAACGTGCCCCTCAGGGGGTCCCATATTGCATGGTCAGAGTCATCTGCGGTGTCCTATGCAAACTCGGTTCTCGGTGCCAGGACAAACAGGGAGGGCGGCCCGGGGGCGCTTGCAGCTGCAATATGCGGAAGGACACCTGAATACGGTTACCACCTTGATGAAAACAGAAAGGCCACCCTCCTGGTTGAGGTGGAGTGTGACCTTTCAGGTGCAGACTACGGTGCCCTCGGTTACATTGCAGGTCGAATTGCAGGGGAGGGTGTCCCGTACTTTAAAATAAGGGGTTTACCAGCGCCCGAGGATCTGAAGGCCCTTGGAGCTGCCATGGCGTCATCAGGTGCTGTTGCACTCTACCATGTTGATGGCATAACACCTGAGTACAGGGATGCTTCCATGGAGGATGCAGACGAGAGGATCAGTGTGAATGCTGATGACATATCAGAGGCCCGCGAAGAACTTTCCACAACCTCTGATAGTCCTGACTTAATCTGCCTTGGATGCCCCCACTGCTCCCTTGATGAGATAAGAAGGATAGCCTCCTTTGTGGGTAAAAGGGGCGCTGACTGTGATCTCTGGGTATGCACATCTGCAGCCATAAAAAGTGCCGCGGACCGTATGGGCTACACAGATGTGATAGAGGCTGCCGGGGGAATGGTTGTATCCGACACCTGCATGGTGGTGGCTCCTGTGGAGGAACTGGGCTATGAGGTCCTTGGTGTTGACTCTGCAAAGGCAGCCAACTATGTCCCGGGTATGTGCGGCCTTGATGCAGTCTATGATGACTGGATGAATCTCCTTAAATTGTAA
- a CDS encoding bifunctional N(6)-L-threonylcarbamoyladenine synthase/serine/threonine protein kinase, which translates to MLCLGIEGTAEKTGVGIVDDSGRVLSLRGRPLIPERGGIHPREAAEHHARWIPVLVEEALEDAGVDMDEIGLISFSRGPGLGPALRTVATAARTLAISLKIPIVGVNHCIGHIEIGRLTTGASDPLSLYVSGGNTQVIAFNQGRYRVFGETLDIAVGNMLDQFARESGLGHPGGPIIEGLAAEASEYVELPYSVKGMDISFSGLLTAAIRKLEAGEKLENLAYSLQETAFSMLVEVSERALAYTEKGEVLLCGGVAVNRRLREMMETMCREHGVDFHMPPPEYCGDNGAMIAWLGHLVHKHQGPQRIEETSVVQRYRTDEVDVPWMRESEHVVRLQGNLRARGAEANIYSGEWMGRPCIVKERISKGYRIPEIDHKLRSSRTRREARLINQAKSAGVRTPILFDVDTEKGIIIMEEIDGTRFRDAVENKELCSKIGEAAGKLHRAGIIHGDLTGSNIILRGDEVVLIDFGLGMFSDEIEDMGVDLLVLKKSLESTHYQLASDCFRSVLEGYRKFTDADISSKIDEIEARGRYTTRERDG; encoded by the coding sequence ATGTTGTGTCTCGGTATAGAGGGAACCGCAGAGAAGACAGGTGTTGGTATCGTTGACGACAGTGGAAGGGTGCTCTCGCTTAGGGGCAGGCCACTCATACCTGAAAGGGGAGGCATACATCCCAGGGAGGCCGCTGAACACCACGCCAGGTGGATACCTGTGCTTGTGGAGGAAGCGCTGGAGGATGCCGGGGTGGATATGGATGAAATAGGACTCATATCATTCTCCAGGGGGCCTGGTCTGGGGCCGGCCCTCAGGACAGTTGCAACAGCCGCAAGAACCCTGGCAATTTCACTTAAAATACCAATAGTGGGTGTGAATCACTGTATAGGCCATATAGAGATAGGTAGGCTAACAACAGGTGCATCAGACCCTCTTTCACTCTATGTGAGTGGCGGGAATACTCAGGTCATCGCCTTCAACCAGGGCAGGTACAGGGTGTTCGGTGAAACCCTTGATATCGCTGTGGGAAACATGCTGGACCAGTTCGCAAGAGAGTCCGGCCTCGGCCACCCAGGGGGTCCCATCATTGAGGGACTTGCAGCCGAGGCATCAGAGTACGTGGAGCTTCCATACAGTGTCAAGGGGATGGACATCTCATTCTCAGGGCTTTTGACGGCGGCCATCAGGAAACTGGAGGCCGGTGAAAAGCTTGAGAACCTGGCGTACAGTCTGCAGGAGACAGCCTTCTCCATGCTCGTTGAGGTCAGTGAGCGTGCTCTTGCCTACACAGAAAAGGGCGAGGTCCTTCTCTGTGGAGGGGTTGCCGTCAACAGAAGGCTCCGTGAAATGATGGAGACCATGTGCAGGGAGCACGGTGTGGACTTCCATATGCCACCCCCTGAATACTGCGGGGACAACGGGGCCATGATAGCCTGGCTGGGACACCTTGTCCACAAACATCAGGGCCCCCAGAGGATAGAGGAAACATCTGTTGTGCAGCGCTACAGGACAGATGAGGTGGATGTCCCCTGGATGCGGGAGTCAGAACATGTGGTCAGACTTCAGGGAAACCTCAGGGCCAGGGGTGCCGAAGCCAATATTTACAGCGGTGAATGGATGGGAAGACCGTGTATTGTTAAGGAAAGAATATCAAAGGGTTACAGGATCCCTGAAATCGACCATAAACTCAGATCATCCAGGACAAGGAGGGAGGCCCGCCTTATCAACCAGGCAAAGAGCGCCGGTGTACGCACACCCATACTTTTTGACGTGGATACAGAAAAGGGAATCATCATCATGGAGGAGATTGATGGTACAAGGTTCAGGGACGCTGTTGAAAATAAGGAACTCTGTTCAAAAATCGGTGAGGCCGCTGGAAAACTGCACCGTGCAGGTATAATACATGGAGACCTCACAGGGTCCAACATAATCCTCAGGGGGGATGAGGTGGTCCTCATAGACTTTGGCCTGGGCATGTTCTCAGATGAAATTGAGGACATGGGGGTGGATCTCCTTGTGCTGAAAAAATCCCTGGAGAGCACACACTACCAGCTTGCATCAGACTGTTTCAGGAGCGTGCTTGAGGGCTACAGGAAGTTCACAGACGCTGATATCTCATCAAAGATAGATGAAATAGAGGCAAGGGGTAGATACACAACCAGAGAGAGGGATGGGTGA
- a CDS encoding 30S ribosomal protein S15, with amino-acid sequence MALKPEWVEYSNEEIEDLIVKLYREGNSTSRIGIILRDQHGIPSVKAVTGLKITQILEKHGMNPEYPEDLMNLIRKAVNIRDHLKEHPKDLHTRRGLQIVESKIRRLVKYYVREGVLPEGWRYDPQKAALLVK; translated from the coding sequence ATGGCTCTAAAACCTGAATGGGTTGAATATTCAAACGAAGAAATCGAGGATCTCATAGTAAAGTTATACAGGGAGGGTAACTCCACAAGCAGGATAGGAATCATACTGAGGGACCAGCACGGCATACCAAGCGTTAAGGCCGTGACCGGACTCAAAATAACCCAGATACTGGAAAAGCATGGTATGAATCCTGAATACCCTGAGGATCTCATGAACCTCATAAGAAAGGCTGTTAACATAAGGGACCACCTCAAGGAGCACCCAAAGGACCTCCACACAAGAAGGGGTCTGCAGATTGTTGAATCAAAGATAAGGCGCCTTGTGAAGTACTATGTGAGAGAAGGTGTCCTGCCTGAAGGATGGAGATATGACCCACAGAAAGCAGCCCTACTCGTTAAGTAA
- a CDS encoding GAF domain-containing protein has product MEKLSETEKLIMSYLESNPPEECMLDKITRGINRSRATVLKYLHILEARGLVTYRMVGRSKLWMPTRDADVKSVEYRDDTSRDPEIIKNASEIHQTLLRLLELERKIDDPDKLVFTVNTLLDIVVSNESFRRIFPGARNLEDIMDRESIILLESKMHAPGKIQADLRGRDGIRRTYSLFISPVNNFWVIIAKDMASSSFSKNELEVLLTITRLRTSSDSLEDFLGSAREELAGVLDIKQISVVLRDASGLNRVYDHPSSIKLEEFDYFIYRSIETLETVSWSSNKGLMLSVPLITEERARGAMILEVSDDSISSRALEIMEMFADEVSEYIELERLRRENDEFIRTLLAMNKVSEIINSNEEENRILEKSIEAVIDTLEFEMGCIYLMEEEKELKLRVQRNLPETLSRMCMAGVFTDLFSRSIEDERVIYITAESPEYRIIHDSIRKNNIRTILMIPIRFSGKIIGILNLASYSVKPYNRISLENISSIGLQLGSAIRKIKG; this is encoded by the coding sequence TTGGAGAAACTTTCTGAAACCGAGAAGCTGATAATGTCCTACCTTGAATCGAACCCGCCAGAGGAGTGCATGCTGGATAAGATAACCAGGGGAATAAACCGCAGCAGGGCCACCGTACTCAAATACCTCCACATCCTGGAGGCAAGGGGCCTTGTGACCTACAGGATGGTGGGGAGAAGTAAACTATGGATGCCAACAAGGGATGCAGATGTTAAGTCAGTGGAGTACCGGGATGACACCTCAAGGGACCCGGAGATCATAAAGAATGCCTCGGAGATTCACCAGACACTTCTCAGGCTCCTGGAACTTGAAAGAAAAATAGATGACCCTGATAAACTGGTTTTCACAGTGAACACACTCCTTGACATAGTTGTATCCAATGAATCATTCAGGAGAATATTCCCCGGCGCCAGAAACCTTGAGGATATCATGGACAGGGAAAGTATAATACTTCTTGAAAGCAAAATGCATGCCCCTGGTAAAATACAGGCGGATCTCAGGGGAAGGGATGGTATAAGGAGAACCTACAGCCTCTTCATAAGCCCAGTGAATAACTTCTGGGTGATTATCGCAAAGGATATGGCAAGCTCATCATTCTCAAAGAATGAACTTGAAGTCCTCCTCACAATCACAAGGCTCAGGACATCATCCGATAGCCTGGAGGACTTTCTTGGGTCTGCAAGGGAGGAACTGGCAGGAGTTCTGGATATCAAACAGATATCAGTGGTCCTGAGAGATGCATCAGGTTTAAACAGGGTCTATGACCATCCATCATCAATTAAACTTGAAGAATTTGATTATTTCATATACAGAAGCATCGAAACACTTGAAACTGTCTCATGGAGCTCGAATAAGGGTCTCATGTTGTCGGTTCCCCTCATAACAGAGGAAAGGGCAAGGGGGGCAATGATACTTGAGGTCTCCGATGACTCCATATCATCCAGGGCACTTGAAATCATGGAAATGTTTGCCGATGAGGTCTCAGAGTACATTGAACTTGAGAGGCTCAGAAGGGAGAACGATGAATTTATAAGGACACTCCTTGCAATGAACAAGGTCTCTGAGATTATAAACAGCAATGAGGAAGAGAACAGGATACTTGAGAAATCAATTGAAGCGGTTATAGATACCCTTGAATTCGAAATGGGATGCATCTACCTCATGGAAGAGGAGAAGGAACTCAAACTCAGGGTCCAGAGGAACCTGCCCGAGACCCTCAGCCGGATGTGCATGGCAGGGGTATTCACGGACCTCTTCAGCAGATCGATTGAGGATGAGCGGGTAATATATATAACCGCCGAATCCCCTGAATACCGCATCATACACGATTCAATACGTAAAAATAATATAAGGACTATCTTAATGATCCCAATCAGGTTTTCAGGGAAAATAATCGGGATACTGAACCTTGCAAGTTACAGTGTGAAGCCCTATAACAGGATAAGCCTTGAAAATATCTCATCCATCGGGCTTCAGCTTGGAAGTGCCATCAGAAAAATAAAGGGTTAG